The following DNA comes from Tunturibacter psychrotolerans.
GGACGAGCGACGGCTGCGATGGGACGCGGTGAGGCGACCAGAGCAGGACGGCCCTTGTTCACGTTGTAGAACTGCTGGCGATTTTGTGCGGCTTCGCGCTGGTTCTGATACTGCGTGGACATAGGCGGAACGCGGGGGCCGCGGCTGGCTGCGAGTTCGGCGGCCTGAGGACGGACGTTGATGCCGCCACGACCGCCGTTGTAGGAGACGCGGTTGATGGTGGTGTTGTTGACGACGACCGTGCGGTTATAGACGTTGGTGATGCGCGTGACGTTGACGTTGTTGACCGAGCGGTTGTAGTAGAAGTTGCGACCCTGCCAGTAGCCGCCGTGATAGCCGCTGCCGGTGTATCCGTAGCCGTAGTTCACACCGCCGTAGAAGCCGATGTGCTGGCCCCAGAAGCCGCGGTGAAAGAGATAGCGGCCGCCGAAGAAACCCCAGTAGCCGGGGGTCCAGAGAGCACCGTAGAAGGGCGGCGCGCACCAGGCTCCGGGGACCCAGTAGTAGCCGACGGGGGCGTATCCCCAGTAGCCGGGGGTCCAGAGATAGTTGGGTGCGGGGGCTTCGGGCTGTTGGTAGACGGGGAGGGGCGGCGGCGGCTGGTTGGCCTCTTCGAGGGCCTGCTGTCCGGCGTCTATCTGAGACTCATCGTAGTTGGTGGGGGCGTTGTAGTCGTAGTTCTGATCGTAGTTTTGGTCAGAGGGCTGAGCGGTCTGTGCAGCGCCGATGGCCTCGTTTTGCGGCGATGCGGCAGGCTGCTGAACGTACTGCTCGGAGCTTTGCTCGGGCGTGGACTGGGAACGGATGCCGAGAACCCTTGCCGGAGCGGGTTGAGGAGCTGGCGCGGGTTGCGTGCCGCTGACAGGAGCCATGTTGGCATCGGCTGGGTCGGGGCCGGAGTTATCGGGGATGGCGGCGGGCTCTACGTCTTTGTGACAGCCTGAGAGTGTCACCGTTGCCGCAAGTGATGCAGTGCCAAGTGCCAGACCTAGAAAAATTTTGGGAAATGATTTGTACATACTGCCAGTCTCCTCGTACCTGCTGCTGGTATAAACACGAACTTCCTAAATGAGATGCACTTTTCTATAAATTGCCGTTTTCGCGGGCGAGGACGATAGCGCCAACGCGAGCGATTCTGTTGTGAAGTCTAAGAGTTACAGTGATTGGGGAATATTTAGGTGGCGGATGCAATGACCCATCGGTGGGATGGTCGGCGCTTTACCGCGAGGGGCTGAAACGCAGTAAAATTATTTGATGGCAGGCTGCCTTCCCAACACGAAGCGCTTTCGCCACGGTCGCCCTGACCGCGGACGCTGCTGCTAGTTCGACCCCTCCCCTGAAAACTTGATAGGCTTCAGCCGTTGCCGTCTGCGGTTCGAAGATGTGACCACGGCCCCAACCATCGCGCTTCCAAGAGCGCGCCTCGGAGAAGATACCATGCCGACTCAATCGC
Coding sequences within:
- a CDS encoding YXWGXW repeat-containing protein codes for the protein MYKSFPKIFLGLALGTASLAATVTLSGCHKDVEPAAIPDNSGPDPADANMAPVSGTQPAPAPQPAPARVLGIRSQSTPEQSSEQYVQQPAASPQNEAIGAAQTAQPSDQNYDQNYDYNAPTNYDESQIDAGQQALEEANQPPPPLPVYQQPEAPAPNYLWTPGYWGYAPVGYYWVPGAWCAPPFYGALWTPGYWGFFGGRYLFHRGFWGQHIGFYGGVNYGYGYTGSGYHGGYWQGRNFYYNRSVNNVNVTRITNVYNRTVVVNNTTINRVSYNGGRGGINVRPQAAELAASRGPRVPPMSTQYQNQREAAQNRQQFYNVNKGRPALVASPRPIAAVARPAVQPISRPGQPAVQPGRPGEINRPGQPAIQPARPGQPENRPGQPAVQPNRPGQPAVQPTRPGQPTVHPDNRPAVQPTRPTQPENRPGQPQTRPEQPQVRPTQPETRPTQPQVRPTQPETRPVQPQPQPQNRPAQPQVRPEQPQNRPAPETRPQPQPRPQEVQRPAPQPQQRPAPQPQSRPSPQPQQRPAPQNESRPQPQPRQVSQPRPRPQPQPRQVAQSRPPAQPHSEEKHR